Genomic DNA from Lagenorhynchus albirostris chromosome 9, mLagAlb1.1, whole genome shotgun sequence:
TCGGGAGCCCCCTTCACCGCGCTCTTCCCCTCTTCCAGACCCCAGTCCTCTGAACACCCTGGGCCCCCAACACCTGCCAGGCAACGGGCCCGGGGGCATGGGCGGTGGGGGTGCCCTCTAGGGCACCGAGACCTGGCGCCTGGAGGTGGCCGGGGGGCTGGCGGTGCCTCCTCCGCTCCCGGGACACCTCCTCCCACCTATGGCTTTGGTGAAGTGCccagaaaggagcagagaaggaagagggaggagaggaggtcgtggggcgggggaggggcagggaggttcTGCGGCTCAGTTTGTGGCAAaggttttttcatctttttttccccgtATGTAAAAAGTGCACGAAAGCTCAGCAGCCTCTTTGCAACGGTCAGCAGtgtttcctgggggaggggggaggggggaacccCAGGCCTGGCACCCCAGCTTGCAACTGAAGGTGGCCTCATATTGCTTAGAAACGTGGGCTTCAGTTTAAATACCAGACAGTAAAAATAGAGCTCCGAGGACCGCCCGCACTGTTGCCAAGTCATTGCCAGAATGAacagcttaaataaataaaaaatggaaatatttacttCTCGATAAAAATCGCAGTAAAACCATTTACCTTTCAttgcattatatataatatgtatttatagcGGGCCCAGCCGAGGGAGGGCAGCGGAAGGGCTGGGGGCGCCGGGTCCCCGCGGAGGGGCCGCTCCCGGCCGCGGTCAGGACACCTCGATGACCTCCGCACTGCCCGAGAAGCTGGCCTGCTTGCCCAGGGCGGCCCGTTCCTCGCCGCGCGCGCGCCCCTCCACCATGCCCTCCTCAAACTCCATCTGGCAGCTGCGGCGCTTGAACTGTGTCTCCGGGGCCGGCTCGTCGGGCCAGCCGGTCCTCGCGTCCCGGGCCTCGGGCCTCGCCGTCTCCCGCCGCCGCAGGTCGCCGCCTCCCGCGCCCGGCCCGCTGGCCCGGCCGAAGGGTGCGAACCGCGCACCGCCCGCGCCCTGCGCGCCCTCGGGGCTGCAGCACCAGGGCCCGTCGGGGGACGGTGTGCCCGGGGAGTCGAGCGGTGGCGCCCAGCCGCCAGGGCCGGCCGGCTGGCTAGGGCCGGGCAGCCCGGGCGCCGACAGGGCCGAGAGGCCGAGCCGCGGAGTCTGCCGGGCGGCGTCACCGAAGTTCAGGCCGAGGCCGGGCGCCGGGGAGCCGGCCAGGGGCCGGGGCCGCCGGCGGAGCCTGGGGCGTGGCTCAGGCGGCGCGTCCGGGCTgtcggggctgggggagggcaggctcAGCACGCCCCCCGATGGGCTGTCCAGTTTGCAGAGTTTGGAGGCCTCCCCGGGGTCGGGGGGCCCGGGGTCTTCGGGCTGCCGGCTCGGCGCGTAGGCCGACTTGATGTCCAGCGAGAAGGAGCGCTTGAGGCGGTTGGTGTCCTGGAGGCGGTCAGAGGAGAGGTGCAGGCCACGCAGGCCCTGCTGCAGCGCGCTGgtggccggggcgggggcgggggtgggggtctccccaccccccaactgtGCGCCCTCCCTGGTGGTGATGGCCGCTGCGCTCCCGGTGGCAGCACTCTCTGAGGTAGGTGGTGGCAGCGGCGGCAGTGGGGCGGCAGGGCCCGGGAGGGGCTCTGGGGTCCCAGGGTGGGATGCCCCGTCGCCCTGCAGGGCGGCCAGCAGCTTCAGGCTGCGTTCGTACTCCAGCAGCTGGCCCAGGAAATTGAAGTTGGGCGAAATGGACGGGCGACGGTCCTTCACGAACCTGGGGTGAGAGCCGCTCAGTGGGGGCGGGGCTCCCGCCAGGCCAGGCTGCCCACCTgactctcccctgcccccactgcccaCTCCGGGGCACAGAGCTGACGTGCAGACCCAAGTGTGCCGGGGCTAGGCTCAGGCCCCCATCTGCAGCTGGGGCAGCCAAAGGGGGGTGCCCTTCACTGCTGGGCCCATCCAGTGGCTAGTGGTCGAGAGGGGAGGGGCCAGGCCCAGGCGGGAAGGAGGGGCTACCTGTAGGCGTCGTCGGAGGACATGCCCATGGTCTTCATGATGTAAGCGATGGCGATGGTAGCGGAGCGGGAGATGCCGGCCAGACAGTGGACGATGACCTGGCAGCTGGACAGCTTGGCTTTATCTGAGGGCAGGGGGGCCAGGTgagggctggggctgcagtcctCCCCGACCCCAGGTTCAGGACCCCTGGCCCCCTGCTTCCAGCCCTCCCCCGGGACTGGGCAGGAGGGTGCTGTCCACCTCACCGATGAACTCGATGGACTTGTCCAGCCAGGGCAGCAGCTTTTCACAGTAGTTGTCATTGATGGGAATGCGCAGGAAGCGGCTCTCACAGATGAAGTCAGGCTTGGGGCAGGAGTTGCTGGCGTTGAGGACATAGCTTATTCCGTTTTGGGTCATCAGgtcctgggagggtgggagaacaGGTTGCAAGGGGGTGCGGCTGGGCAGGAGGCCCGAAAGCTGGGATGCTCTTGTGGTGGGAGGCTGCAGGCCCCAtgcggggaggaggggagagttggggagggggtggtgaggAGGCTGGCGGGCCCTGAGAGCCCCACCTGTGGCCTGGCCTGCCGTAGGCTCCCAGGAATTTTATGGCTGGGCTGCCTGGGCGGTGGCTTTACCCTCTTCCCTCGTCACCATTTTTAAAACACGGGGTTCTTTCAGGGCTGGCCAGGGGCCCAGTGACATCAGCAGTTTGGCATGTGGGCTGCACTGCCAAAGGGGCAGGGAGTTGCCTCTCCACCCAGCCTGGCCAGGCCCTGCCCGAGCCCTGCTCTGGTCCTGCCAGGCCCCCTTGGGTCCTCCCGCGCCCCCAACCCGTGCTTCCCCCACACCTGTGTGCATCCGTCATTCCCCCAGACCAGCCTAGGAGCTGCTTCGGACTCCGGCGGTGCACGCACCTTGTTCAGGACATCCTTCTGGGAGCCCAGGTAGAGGTGAGGCAGGATGCGGGTCAGGCCCACGCTGGGCacgggcaggcagggctgggagaggctCATGGGCAGCAGGGCAGCAGGCTTGCCCTCACAGAGGCCGGGGAAGCAGGAGGAGAAGGTGGCAAAGCCCCCTGCAGGAGGAGAAGCGGAGAGACATGCGTCACGGGGTGGGCCggctggggcaggggagccaGGCCACCCACCCACCACCGCGGCTCAGCCACACCCACCCGGACGCCCAGCCCAATCGGCGAGCCTCTGGCCTGAGCACCTGGTCTCCGTGCTGGTACTGGAAGGCCATTCTCATCGCAGCGGGGGCGTGGGCCGGCACATTTACATCACCTGCCCCTGCGCTAATTCCTCCTCACACTAATCAGGGGCTGGCCTCGCTGAGGACGCCGCTGTGATGCCCATAAAAGTCAGGGCCCATAAAAATGATGGGCGCTGCACGTGCAGGGCCCACAGAGGGGCGGGCTCAGAGGCCACGGGGGTCTTCCTGCAGGGGTATCACCAGCCCCTTCACACTGTGgcctgggccaggctgggccttcctgcctctccccctgGGCTGATGCaatccctccctgcctccagttgGCCAGGAGCCCCGGGCCAGGCTTGGATGCCAGGACCGGGAGGCAAGGGCTTCTGAGGGCCAGCCTGCCCCCCCACACTGGGCATGACATCACCCACTGGAGCTGGCAGAGCCAGCAGGGGCATCTGCGCTCAGGTTACGGCTCCATTCCACCCAGCAGGGGACTACGGAGGAGCagaggctgggctgagctgggaacGCTGGGGACCGGCAGCGCGCAGGCCACGCGCTATACACGTGGCTGGCATGTGTCCTGCCGCCTTTCCCGCACGTGTGCGCTGGGCCAGATTGGTGGAGGGAGACCCTCCGCTGGCCAGAAAGGGCTGAGGGGGGCCCACGGGCACACGTCTGACTCTGCGAGTGACCGCGGGCCTCAGTGTCCTGGTCCTGTGCGCCCCAGGCACTGTTATGAGGCTCAGGGAAGAGGACCAAGAAACCACTGGGCCAAGGCCTACCCCATCCCGCGGAGGAGGCAGGGGAGCCAGGCAGGTGCCCTGTGctttcctgccctgccccacagACACAGCTGGTGCCAGAGACCTGGCTGATTCCGGAGGACAGAGCTGCCTGGTGGCCTCAGCCTTCGCCCCGGTCCAGCTCGGTGCCCAACTAGAATGCCTGACGTGTGCACTCCCTGTGCCCCCAACAAAGCCTTGACCTTGGGGGGCCACAGAGGTGGGGGACCTCCAGCCTAGGGGTGTGGAGGTATAAGCCTTGGAGGGAAAGGGGTCCCTTCCTCAGAAACCTGCTGGCTGGACAGGGAGAGGCAGGTGACTGACAATGCCGTGGCTCTCAGgtccccaggaggggaggtgggctTAGCTGGGTGCCAGGGTGGGCCCCAACTCACAGTCCAGAGCCAGGGGCCCCTTGGATACTCCTGCTGGAGGACAGCGCCCACTGCGGACGGGCAGGGTCTGCACCGTCTCTCCCAAGGCTCCTCTGCCCCGGTTCCCCTACTCTCTGCTCTCTCAGCGTCAAAGACGGACAAGTATGGAGGTGGGGGAATTCCATCAGGAACCTCCCACCTAAAGAGAGTCTCAAGGCAGGTGCAGAGACCTGCCGGCCTTTGCTGCAATTCCTGGAACCCCCAGGAACCCCCTCCAGGAAGAGCCAGGCAGCTTGGGGTGCCCCCTACAAACCCACTGTAGACAGCAGGTCTGGTAGGGCCTGAGACTGCAGTCCTTCCGCGACTTCAGGGCCACCCCAGGGTCTGGGGATGGGTGACAAGGGCGGATGCCAGCAGCCCTGGACCCTCTGcaggtcccccacccccaccccggcccggACTCAGGGCCTCGCCGAGGGCTCTCCAGGGCACCTTCCTTCCGGAGGgacccccccaaccccctgctCTCTCTGCCTTGCAGGTCAGGGGAAGCCACACGCAGCTCCCAGGCTTCACAATGAAACCCCGAACCCGCACAAAAGCGCACGTCCTGGGAGGACTCCCGGCCCCACCCGCCTCTTCCACCACGCGCTCCTGCTCGGACCGGGGCGGCGCGCCCGGGAGCCCCCACCGCCCCGCCGCGGTCCCAGGCTGGGGCCGCACCCACCCTCCGCGCAGGGGCTGCTCCCTCCGCCGTCTCCGACCACGGTGCGAGGGCGACGCGCGCGGGCTGAGCCGCCTGCGGCGACATCACCAGCCCGCATTCCGCAGGGACGCGCACCGGGGCGCAGCCGGCTTGGGCAGGACCGCCCGCCGCTTAAAGGGCTAGGCTCCCTTTCCCATGCCCGCCCCCACCGGACGTCACCAGCGGAGCagctgtggggggaggggcgcgGCATTGGTCACGGCAGCCGGTTCTGGACCCCGGCACGGCCCGCCCCCACGGCCCTCTCCAGCAAACCTCGATGTCCTGGAGCTGCCTTCTCTCTGGCTGTGCCCCACCCACGGAGGGGACCTGGTCCTCCCTTCTGGCTTCTGCGGTGCTGGTGATCCCCGAGAAGAGACTCACTTCCCCTTTGTGGGCGGGCAGCATCGCTCTAACCCCCTCAGCCTTGCCCTGCCGTTCTCACTGGTTCAGGTGGGCACCGTGGGCCAGGCCAGGAGGCCGTCCCCAAGTTCGGGTCCTGATTTGGCGTCACTGTGAGCCTTCCCCATATGGT
This window encodes:
- the DUSP8 gene encoding dual specificity protein phosphatase 8 isoform X2, which gives rise to MPRPSPHSCSAGDVRWGRAWEREPSPLSGGRSCPSRLRPGARPCGMRAGDVAAGGSARARRPRTVVGDGGGSSPCAEGGFATFSSCFPGLCEGKPAALLPMSLSQPCLPVPSVGLTRILPHLYLGSQKDVLNKDLMTQNGISYVLNASNSCPKPDFICESRFLRIPINDNYCEKLLPWLDKSIEFIDKAKLSSCQVIVHCLAGISRSATIAIAYIMKTMGMSSDDAYRFVKDRRPSISPNFNFLGQLLEYERSLKLLAALQGDGASHPGTPEPLPGPAAPLPPLPPPTSESAATGSAAAITTREGAQLGGGETPTPAPAPATSALQQGLRGLHLSSDRLQDTNRLKRSFSLDIKSAYAPSRQPEDPGPPDPGEASKLCKLDSPSGGVLSLPSPSPDSPDAPPEPRPRLRRRPRPLAGSPAPGLGLNFGDAARQTPRLGLSALSAPGLPGPSQPAGPGGWAPPLDSPGTPSPDGPWCCSPEGAQGAGGARFAPFGRASGPGAGGGDLRRRETARPEARDARTGWPDEPAPETQFKRRSCQMEFEEGMVEGRARGEERAALGKQASFSGSAEVIEVS
- the DUSP8 gene encoding dual specificity protein phosphatase 8 isoform X1, which translates into the protein MAGDRLPRKVMDAKKLASLLRGGPGGPLVIDSRSFVEYNSWHVLSSVNICCSKLVKRRLQQGRVTIAELIQPTCRSQVEATEPQDVVVYDQSTRDASVLAADSFLSILLSKLDGCFDSVAILTGGFATFSSCFPGLCEGKPAALLPMSLSQPCLPVPSVGLTRILPHLYLGSQKDVLNKDLMTQNGISYVLNASNSCPKPDFICESRFLRIPINDNYCEKLLPWLDKSIEFIDKAKLSSCQVIVHCLAGISRSATIAIAYIMKTMGMSSDDAYRFVKDRRPSISPNFNFLGQLLEYERSLKLLAALQGDGASHPGTPEPLPGPAAPLPPLPPPTSESAATGSAAAITTREGAQLGGGETPTPAPAPATSALQQGLRGLHLSSDRLQDTNRLKRSFSLDIKSAYAPSRQPEDPGPPDPGEASKLCKLDSPSGGVLSLPSPSPDSPDAPPEPRPRLRRRPRPLAGSPAPGLGLNFGDAARQTPRLGLSALSAPGLPGPSQPAGPGGWAPPLDSPGTPSPDGPWCCSPEGAQGAGGARFAPFGRASGPGAGGGDLRRRETARPEARDARTGWPDEPAPETQFKRRSCQMEFEEGMVEGRARGEERAALGKQASFSGSAEVIEVS